The DNA region aatcactttGTTGTCCTTCATTGCTCTGTAAAAGTGTCATATCTTCGTGCATCAGTGTCTACAGTCCGCAGCAGCTGTTTAGAGTCTTCTTCGGGTTGGATTGACTCAGTCTAACCTCAGAATCTGACTGCCGcctcagtttgacatttttctttacttCTCTGTGAGAAAGGAAAAAGTCTAAGTGTTGCCATGGTTTGTGAAGGAATAACAATTTTAAATTcaaactctctttctctccggCCTCCTACCTCGCTAGATGAAGCACAGCCTCGACGACGTTGGTTCCCTCTTTGGCACTCGTCTCGCAGAACAAGGCACCGTATGCCTGCAAGCAAAGTATCAACGTGACTGCAGTCGGTTTATTTAGATACCTGGGAGGCCAGGCGTCTGTGTATAAACATTTTTCCATCAGGTGGAATGAAAAGTTACACACCTTGGCCAACTTCTCTCCATGCAAACTACTCACACAGCTTCCCTCTGGAAGCTGCTCTCGGAGGTCCACCTTGTTTCCAATAACACACATGGGGATTTTCTCCTCCGCTGAATCCTTTATAAAAACAAAGGACAttgttcactttatttattggcagagggattttttttgttggtcAGTCAGCATTTCCATAATTACCTGAATCTGATCCACCCATGCTCTGACGTTAAGGAAGCTGCTTTCTGAAGTAACATCGTAGAGTAACAGGACTCCGTGAGCTTTACGGAAATAAGACCTGGCAATACTGCGGAACCTGCAGTGAAGACAGACAGCGCTATTTTTAGACAAGTGTCTTCCTCATTGCTACATAATTAAAAAGGAACATGTTGCCTAATGTAATTTATTGTAAACACTATGCTTTTCCCGTCACTACTTCCTTGAGAAACACAGAGTCAGTGCAGTACCTCTCCTGCCCAGCGGTGTCCCATATCTGCAGGCTCGTCTTCTCTCCGTCTACTAGCATCCTCTTCATTTGGAAATCCACCCCTGAGAAGCAAAAAGCAGATTTAATGTCTGAAAATCAACAtactgtcagtcagtcagtgttttataaaatgtgataTGTTTAAGGTGGTACCCACCCAGAGTTGTCTGAATGTCTCCTCTAAACTCGTTGAGCGTCAGTCTCAGCAGGAAGCTGGATTTTCCTGCTCCTGCGTCTCCAGCTAAAACGAGGCGGTACATCGGAGCGGGTTCTTCCGTTTCTTCTATGTCGGCTTCTAATGGcttcaaaaacacaataaaaacaacaagcgTACACAAAATCatgtggaaattattttaatttgtggtatttattgtatatattaaaaaaaaaaaacaacaaaaaaaacaggattaaCAGTGATTTAGTTGAACATGAAAGTGCATTTTTGACTTTGACCcgtaaaataaatatttgacccaaaaataaataaatgttaactcaaggtccacctcttaccatttttttttcccggAGATTTCCACCACATCACAGTCTTCATCCCATATAATCACATGATCCATACTTAGCTCAGTTGTCATGGTGTAATCTATccccatgacaactgagcaaactcccTCCACtcatgaagactgtgagatgtggttTCAGAAAAATTTAGTGCCAAGACATTTGGTTTTGCaggttgaaaatgtgtttttcaatgtcaagGTTACATATTACATTGCTTCAACAGCATTTAAATGTCTATATTTCCATCTGTGGCAGCTCTTACCCAcatgttgaaatatattttttgaggTGCTGTTGAAGCAATGGTTATATGTTGAagactttacattttcaaaacacatttagtCCAGTTTTAACCTAGAAATATGCAGATGTATTGAGACCTCTATATCACCAGATCAATGCCTACTGGAGAGGACATTTTACCTTCATGGAAAAGGCAGACAAACGTCTTCGTATGGACGATGCAACGGAACTTGCTTTGCTAGGAGCCACTGACACTGCAGCTTCAGATTTGACTTCTGATATCTGTAACAGACCAGAAAAATACGCCTTTAAACGTTTAACAGATCAGCAGGATTCTGGTATTTTATTTGATCCACTATTTGACCTGACGTTTCTTCTGACCTCAACATCAGACGCGACATACGAGTAACTGTAGTGAACCGTTTCCACTGAGCCTCTACTGTCATCGCTGTCGTAATCGCTGCCTGAGTTCTCGGCTGTGTCCATCTGCAGGGACACTCCACTGTCCAGGTACCTATCAGCCCAGGAGGCCACATGAGAATAGGTCGACTTGCTGGAAACCTCCTCTGAGCTGTACCAAAGCACCGACACACACACGCTGGCTTTAGCTGTGACAATTTAATTCGCTGAGATCAATCCGTAGATTCACAgagttgtgtaaaaaaaacttgatataCCTGCCGTGCTTGAGTGTGCTTTGTCGGAAGGGTTTCATCCTGCGAGCTGGGATTTCATTTTGGGGAGACAGCTGTTGGACAGATTAAGGATGTCAGGCagtaaacttttcttttttttacacttcttAAACTATTGAAAACAATTTACTGTGTACTGTTTTCTACTATCTGCTGTAGAGCCAGTGCGTATGAGGAACTAAGTCATCAGCAAACACGGGACTTACCCTCCTTTTAGCTGCAACCACTTCACTGGCCAACTCAGAGCGCAGCCCGTCGTTACTGTCATACAGCTTTTTGTTCATTTCCCTACCAGTGTGTACATGGAAATACAAGAAAAAGGTCAGATACATGTGCAAACATTTACTTTCATATAACGGATGAGtgatacagtaaataaatataggACAAGTTGTGTCTACAATTCAAATATACAGATGAATACAGATGAAGGTCAAAGTATTACACCTGTTCTGCTTGACAATTAACTTTATACAGTGAGCACTGTCCATTAAATACGCTGTACCCCGTTCTTCTGCTTATCCAAGTTGGTTAAAACAAATTAAGGTTATAATCTATAAATTCCTGTTGCCAAGAGAATATGTAACTTTTTGTAATTCCTAGAAAAAGTTGGCATTTTGACTTCCCTGACAGAAAGGTGTACAAAAATCAAGAATGCAACAGTGGGTAACTGTCAAGAAAAGTTATTAAGACACCAACATCATTCACTAAATGTCCAAACTAGAACAACATTATCAGTTGGAAGACATACTCACTGGAGAATCTGGATCTGACTGGAGTAAGACTGGTATTCCATCACCATCCCCTTCAaatcctctttttctctgtcatgaTATGCACATGTTGAATCGGTTGTTGgatcatcattttgtgtctatcAGACGTGAGCTCAGCTGAGCTTAAGGACAGTGCCTCACCTTTCATGTTGAGCTTTCTGATCTGAATACATGTTTTTCAGCTTGTCCAGCTCTGAGTGCAGGATGGCGATGTTTGTCTGGGCTTGCAGCAAAGAGGTGCGCAGCTGCTCGTTTTCCTGAGGAGAGACGCTAAATTATTGGAACCATTCTGTACAGCTGGAATGtcgttttttaaaaacaattactGCCAAGATAATAACTTACCTGTGAGAGATCActggtttgtttgttcagtCTGACTAACTCCTCCCTTGAATGGTTGAATTCAGAGTCCTCTTGGCTCTTGAGAACAGACATGAACATTTTGTTAAGCAGTTTTAGATATTGATATGgcaatatattttaataaaataaaaaagcacatTAATAGACCCACAGTTCCATTTGTTTGCCAAGAGCAGCAGTTTTATACTTGCGGATGTAGACATGGTAAGTGTAACCCGACCAATACTGGACTTCTGATACAAACTTTGAGAGTTTTTAACACAAGTATCTGCTGACATTCTTcatgaaaacataataaatacaaacactttgAGGAGTATCCCTTAAATTAGTTGATTTGGGgaattttacagttgaaaaaattTCAGTGCTCTCTGAGAAAAATTTCACTTCATTTCCGTACTGCAGTTTGTTTCTATTGTTATCAGCCAACATATACACCAATACcaatatacagtatctgcaaTAAGCCAATATATTGTAGGCTAACCAATTCATAGGTGTAGCTCTACTGTCAATGTGCACCATCTACAGGCAAGAAaagtaataatgtaataataataataataataataataataataataaattatctaacaattattttcattatcaattaatctgtcgatcattttctcaattaatcgattagttgcttGGTCTTTAAGAAGAAGCAACtaatcagaaaattgtgaaaaatggcGATCAATGTTTgacaaagcccaagatgcattATCAAGTTTTGTCTCAACCAACATTcacaacctaaagatattcagtttactatcatagaagactaaagtAACCAGAAAATTCACATATAAGAAGAAGTGACAAgagatattttgcattttttcttcataaatgactcaaaacaattaattaaaatagttggcaattaattttctgtctgttcacACTACTCTTGGGTCTCATTGTTAGTCCTCTTGGACTGTTGAAAAGGGTGAAGACAGACATGACTTTATTTGtccaaagacaaacacaaaatgttgcATCTGTAGACAAAGTTCTGTCTTTGGTGCTGCATATTTCAACTATAAATGTTGCTGTTATTAAACCTTTTGTGTAGATTGACACATAGTACTCTCTTCACCTGCTAATATCACCACTGTAACACCTGACGTATCTTACATGATCAGGGCATATGGCCTCTAATTGTATACCTCACAGTTATTGTGtgtacattgttttatttactcTGATGCAGAGTGACAATAGGAAAGTTAATCTCGCTAATGAACAGGAGAATGCTGCCAGCTTTACTGTGGAAATGGTTTTGCCAGATGTCTGTGACTGAAAAGGAGAAGATCACTGCTCGATGCTTCATTCTAAACCATCACCTGCATCAGAAACTGCCAAAAAAAGAGGCCCAGCTCACTGCCGAGATCCATCCTTGTCAATTTTCTCCAGTATAATGTTAAAGAGATGCTTCTCAAAAAGGCAGGGCAACAGAAGATCAATCTTGGAGAACGAATGCAGTCTTTTGACCTTGACTATATTACAGCTGTAGTACAAGAGCCACAGGGAGAAATCGACGTGCCACCACTGCTTGAACAGCTTCTTCAAACGGTGACGTGGCAGCACGTCAGGAGACACAGAGaatcagacacagacagacggGCACAGGAGCAACTCTAAGAATTTCAACAAAAGACTCGTGCTTGAACTGAGATATGAAGGTACACATGGACGTGGTTCATGGAGTTCTTAAAGTTATTGAACATTTAGGTTTACAAGCATGACACAGCTGCATGGATATACACATATTCATAGACCAGTCCGTCAGCTATAATCCTGATTCAAAGAATATCACCAAGCCTTACAGACTACATGTGAGTGTAATTAATGGCAATTTGTTACATGCCAGATGACTCTGACTGATAGAGAGACTAGCAAAATATTAAAGCTAGATGAGTGGGGGGATCCATAGCAGGTTATTCCCCATATCTAGGAGGGGGCTCTTTCTTAGAGCTAGGCCTTCCCCCTCAACTTATAAAGGGATACGGGATCtaaagcaaaacattttgtttgttaacGTGTTCTGGTTCATTGTTCAGAACTATTCTGGTGTTGCAATGAGGGGAAACAGTGAAATCAATCACATCAAGTGTAATGATGCAATATCACAGACTTAAgctgatgtctttaaatgttaaTGGTTTTGGGTAATCCGATTGAAAGGGCCAAGGTAGGTAttacaaaattgaaaaaaagaaaagatgcgTATTACTTTTCTACAAGAAACCCATTTATCACAACAAGAGCATGAGAAACTAAAAGATTTagttataaaaacacatattataGCTCACATACTTGTGACTCATACTTGAACCCAGTTAAATTTGAAAActataaagaaataaaagacaaagtgaGGTATATAGCATAGTAAAAGGGTAAGGTGGAAAATAATGTCCTGACACTGGTGAATATCTATGCACTTCCAGATAGCAATAAACTTTTTCTCAAATTCCTATTTGATATTATTGCAATGGAAGCAGAAGGAATTTGTATCACAATCTAGATACAAGcaaaaagaagaataagaacCAGTTAACAAAACTACTCAACACTACCTGTGAAGAAATTAGCTTTGATGATGTCTGGAGGAATTTTCATCCTCTAGAGAGAGACAATACACACTACTACATACAGCACACAGTTTACTCTAGAATAGACTATTTTTAATGCAGAAAGGAGACTGTTATATGGTAACAGATTGCAGACTTGCATGGCTTATGTATCAGACCATAATGcaatacacaatttaaatggACAGTAGAGGGAAGGACACAGTCTTATGACCCTTGgtcatttagttgtttttggTCCTGTATTAaccgctctctctttctctctctctcccccctcccctcccctccttagtgcagtcagtgtgtgtgtgcgtgcgtgtgtgtgagcgagagagagagatgagttgCAGGTGGTGTTCCCTAATTGGCTCAGGTGACAGGATAGCTGTTGGCTGATTGACAAATGCAGATGATTTAAACACCAGCTGATGCTGGCTTCCTCCACTCCTGTTAACTCTGTTATCTTAGAGCTGTGTGTTAGCCGAGTGGATTTGAGTGGTTTTAGTAGGTTTTGGACTTAAAGATGTGTCCAAAACCTACAAAGTGTGTTAGGCAACTTTCTTACCATCAGATGTGTAGATCATTatacactgtaaatatttaaaaccaaGGTAGGCAGTAGGAGTGAGAAGCCCTTTTCTTTCGTCTTTTTGTAAAccatttttctgctgtttttctaaTTAGGAGCTAGGTTggaactttatttttttgtttcaactttatttttttgtcagggAAGTTGAGGGTTCGGATTagtggatttttttgttgttgttgttttggggATTGCTCAACTCCGTAGCTTTTGCAAATAACCTGCTTCATTGTGAACTTTGATTGTTGTTGGGCTGACCATGCTTGGGATTGGGAACAGCAGGGGCTCTAAGCATGTTGTGTCCAGGTTTCCCTTAAACTACTAACATAACAACAGTATGATGATTAAATGATGGGACACTGAACAATAAAAGTGTTAATGACATTAAACTGGAAATCAAAAGATATCTTAAGAATGACAATGGTGAGATATATCCATCCATACTATGGGACATACTGAAGGTTGTAATATGACATAGGTTAATGGCTAGGACAACACATATTAAGAAGACCAGAATAGAAACATATAATAAGTTGATCTTAGATCTGAAGGATTTAGAAcagaagtataaaaataacaaggACCAGAAGAGTCATAAACAAATACAAGATTTGAGGGGACAAATGGATGAGTTATTGGGTCAATaggcagagaaaaaaacaagatttataaAACAGGCGTTTATAAATCTGAGCTGGGCCCTAAATCCACTAAACTACTTGTCCAGAGGATACGCAAACAACAGGCTGACAACACCATTCACAGAATTAAAGACCCCTGTACACATAAATTGAAGAGTGAGCCAAAAGAAATAGAACACATCTTCCAAGAGTATTATTAAGAATTATATACACAAACCTCTACAGTAGATGGGAAATcaatgaggattttttttaagtgcacTAGATCTACTCTGTATTGGAAAGATACAAAATAAGACAATCACAGCAGAAATATCACTGGAGGAGATAGAGAAGGTTAAAAACAAACGAGGCCCCAGGCAGTGACGGTTTCCCAGAAACCGTCAGTGCCTCACTACAGAATGGTACAAAATATTTCAGAATGAGTTTAACCTACTTCTTCTAAGAACCTTTGACTGAATTATCAAAAAAGGTAAGACATCCCAAGAAAGAGGCGATCATAACACTAATCCCCAAAGAGAACAAAGACAAGGAAAACTGTAACAACTACAGACAGATATCAATTCTTAATGTGGACTATAAGTTATAAACTTCAATTATTTCCAAACTATTTGGAACGTTCATGCCAGATTTAATTGATGAAGACCAGACTGGGTTTATAAACAGtctgaaaaacacaagacaatatTAG from Thunnus albacares chromosome 7, fThuAlb1.1, whole genome shotgun sequence includes:
- the zgc:162879 gene encoding ras and EF-hand domain-containing protein isoform X2 yields the protein MDRPSLRRLFSACDVDKSGKIEYEDFTVVCRELNVPETEIKTLFHKFDVDDDGYIDYSKFSSRFQEVSQSMDLAAFGAGSSQNQDCPWEEFVGRLDAESLFSESLREQLADLYQTIHSSANMTVLQQYEEIIRSLISQSLDNRRECEQLETSLKRTEEMNNSQLAELEDDIQQQIARTEERARDEERKKMEGIMSTMQRKHENEVADLHATVDRLLKSQEDSEFNHSREELVRLNKQTSDLSQENEQLRTSLLQAQTNIAILHSELDKLKNMYSDQKAQHEREKEDLKGMVMEYQSYSSQIQILQEMNKKLYDSNDGLRSELASEVVAAKRRLSPQNEIPARRMKPFRQSTLKHGRYLDSGVSLQMDTAENSGSDYDSDDSRGSVETVHYSYSYVASDVEISEVKSEAAVSVAPSKASSVASSIRRRLSAFSMKPLEADIEETEEPAPMYRLVLAGDAGAGKSSFLLRLTLNEFRGDIQTTLGVDFQMKRMLVDGEKTSLQIWDTAGQERFRSIARSYFRKAHGVLLLYDVTSESSFLNVRAWVDQIQDSAEEKIPMCVIGNKVDLREQLPEGSCVSSLHGEKLAKAYGALFCETSAKEGTNVVEAVLHLAREVKKNVKLRRQSDSEVRLSQSNPKKTLNSCCGL
- the zgc:162879 gene encoding ras and EF-hand domain-containing protein isoform X1; translation: MDRPSLRRLFSACDVDKSGKIEYEDFTVVCRELNVPETEIKTLFHKFDVDDDGYIDYSKFSSRFQEVSQSMDLAAFGAGSSQNQDCPWEEFVGRLDAESLFSESLREQLADLYQTIHSSANMTVLQQYEEIIRSLISQSLDNRRECEQLETSLKRTEEMNNSQLAELEDDIQQQIARTEERARDEERKKMEGIMSTMQRKHENEVADLHATVDRLLKSQEDSEFNHSREELVRLNKQTSDLSQENEQLRTSLLQAQTNIAILHSELDKLKNMYSDQKAQHEREKEDLKGMVMEYQSYSSQIQILQEMNKKLYDSNDGLRSELASEVVAAKRRLSPQNEIPARRMKPFRQSTLKHGSSEEVSSKSTYSHVASWADRYLDSGVSLQMDTAENSGSDYDSDDSRGSVETVHYSYSYVASDVEISEVKSEAAVSVAPSKASSVASSIRRRLSAFSMKPLEADIEETEEPAPMYRLVLAGDAGAGKSSFLLRLTLNEFRGDIQTTLGVDFQMKRMLVDGEKTSLQIWDTAGQERFRSIARSYFRKAHGVLLLYDVTSESSFLNVRAWVDQIQDSAEEKIPMCVIGNKVDLREQLPEGSCVSSLHGEKLAKAYGALFCETSAKEGTNVVEAVLHLAREVKKNVKLRRQSDSEVRLSQSNPKKTLNSCCGL